One genomic region from Epinephelus moara isolate mb chromosome 8, YSFRI_EMoa_1.0, whole genome shotgun sequence encodes:
- the LOC126394208 gene encoding cytochrome c oxidase subunit 7C, mitochondrial, which yields MLGQAVRRFTTSAVRSSHYAEGPGKNLPFSVDNKWRLLGMMVLFFGSGFAFPFIVVRHQILKK from the exons ATGCTGGGACAGGCTGTAAGACGATTCACAACGTCTGCTGTTCGTTCTTCACATTATGCTGAAGGACCAGGGAAG AACCTGCCATTCTCAGTGGACAACAAATGGCGTCTGCTCGGCATGATGGTGCTGTTCTTCGGCAGTGGCTTTGCATTCCCCTTCATCGTCGTCAGACATCAGATCCTGAAGAAGTAA